The following proteins come from a genomic window of Rutidosis leptorrhynchoides isolate AG116_Rl617_1_P2 chromosome 10, CSIRO_AGI_Rlap_v1, whole genome shotgun sequence:
- the LOC139871777 gene encoding artemisinic aldehyde Delta(11(13)) reductase, with the protein MAGDNTKYVTDNPSLFSPYKMANFNLSHRVVLAPMTRCRALKGIPNEALVEYYRQRSTSGGFLITEGTMISPTSAGFPHVPGIYNIQQVEAWKKVVDAAHQQGAVIFCQLWHVGRASHQEYQPGGAAPISSTSKPISNRWKILMPDATYSPYPDPRPLATHEIPEVVEDYRLAAINAIKAGFDGIEIHGAHGYLLDQFMKDGINDRTDDFGGSLENRCKFLVKVVQAVAAAIGPDRVGVRISPAIDHLDAMDSDPLTLGLAVIQKLNKLQSEFGSKLSYLHVTQPRYTAYGQTESGNHGSEEQVAEWMTTWRRAYVGTFICSGGYTRELGLQAVAQGDADLVAYGRLFISNPDLVLRLKLNAPLNRYVRATFYTHDPVVGYTDYPCLEKGNEPRSRL; encoded by the exons GTTAGCTCCGATGACACGGTGTAGGGCGCTGAAGGGTATACCAAATGAAGCATTGGTTGAATATTACAGGCAGCGTTCAACCTCCGGTGGTTTTCTCATCACCGAGGGCACTATGATCTCTCCTACTTCCGCCgg GTTTCCACATGTACCAGGTATATATAATATACAACAAGTCGAGGCTTGGAAAAAAGTCGTCGATGCAGCTCATCAACAAGGCGCTGTCATATTTTGTCAATTATGGCATGTTGGTAGAGCATCTCACCAAG AGTACCAACCTGGTGGCGCGGCTCCAATATCATCTACAAGCAAGCCCATATCAAACAGGTGGAAAATATTAATGCCAGATGCAACCTACAGTCCATATCCTGACCCTCGCCCATTGGCAACCCATGAAATACCAGAAGTTGTGGAAGACTATCGTCTAGCTGCAATTAACGCTATCAAAGCAG GTTTTGATGGCATTGAGATACATGGTGCACATGGGTACCTGCTTGATCAATTCATGAAAGATGGGATAAATGACAGAACAGACGATTTTGGTGGATCATTAGAAAACCGCTGCAAATTTTTAGTGAAGGTGGTACAAGCAGTAGCTGCAGCCATTGGTCCAGACCGAGTTGGTGTTAGAATCTCTCCAGCAATCGATCATTTGGATGCCATGGACTCGGATCCACTCACATTGGGACTAGCAGTCATACAGAAACTCAACAAACTCCAATCTGAATTCGGTTCAAAGCTAAGTTATCTTCACGTGACTCAACCACGTTACACGGCGTACGGTCAAACAGAATCAGGAAACCATGGAAGTGAGGAACAAGTGGCTGAGTGGATGACAACTTGGAGAAGAGCTTATGTTGGTACTTTTATTTGCAGTGGTGGCTACACTAGAGAACTTGGGCTCCAAGCTGTGGCTCAAGGAGATGCTGATTTGGTGGCCTACGGTCGCCTTTTTATTTCAAATCCGGATCTCGTTTTAAGACTCAAGCTCAATGCACCATTAAACCGTTATGTAAGGGCTACATTTTATACACATGATCCCGTTGTAGGGTACACCGACTACCCTTGTCTCGAGAAAGGAAATGAACCGCGTTCACGCCTTTAG